A section of the Chryseobacterium scophthalmum genome encodes:
- a CDS encoding DUF6261 family protein — translation MKISLTRLSTKDLATLTQRIINTSDSGTYGVITNHPLLTELKTNYTDYDAVYTKETFSGKGADVAGADRSRDIAFRSLKNFLNGYRKMATMRNYHLAEDLFEIFKAYSLNLDKMSYSSQTAQMKKLIEELETSENIQKLNALSLLPSFNEMKSKHEAFELLFAEQAGANAHLRQMKNASAIRRDLEKILKSFLSLITAMKDIQDWKLLYADLNELVKAAKNSTLNKPENNIQQS, via the coding sequence ATGAAAATTTCACTCACAAGGCTGAGTACAAAAGACTTGGCTACACTTACCCAACGTATTATTAATACTTCAGATTCCGGTACGTATGGAGTCATTACCAATCATCCGCTTCTTACAGAGCTCAAAACAAATTATACAGATTACGATGCTGTTTACACCAAAGAGACATTCAGTGGTAAAGGTGCAGATGTTGCGGGTGCAGACAGAAGCAGAGATATTGCTTTCAGAAGCTTAAAAAACTTCCTGAACGGATACCGGAAAATGGCAACCATGCGCAATTATCATCTTGCCGAAGATTTATTTGAGATTTTCAAAGCGTACAGTCTCAATCTTGACAAAATGAGTTATTCCTCCCAAACCGCACAGATGAAAAAACTCATTGAAGAACTTGAAACCTCGGAAAATATTCAAAAGCTAAACGCTCTTTCGTTACTTCCGTCTTTCAATGAAATGAAGTCTAAACATGAAGCCTTCGAATTGTTATTTGCAGAACAGGCAGGAGCGAATGCCCATCTCAGACAAATGAAAAATGCATCAGCAATTCGCAGAGATCTAGAGAAAATTTTAAAATCTTTTCTCAGTCTCATCACCGCTATGAAAGATATTCAAGATTGGAAATTGCTGTACGCAGATCTTAATGAACTGGTAAAAGCAGCAAAAAATTCTACATTAAATAAACCCGAAAATAATATCCAACAATCTTAA
- a CDS encoding M23 family metallopeptidase, which produces MKLNQFRNSYAQDYKNDTLSLKIENPLSCPLRIRVFSDYLKSEHLIDDTLKVMANENSFAEIKIFAKNIDIEKIKFNINQAFGDDLKTIKENNLALPFSKGKTYQIMQSNNGSFSHNDDYSRYAVDFNMKTGDTITSADNGFVVGVIKDYEYGGNDRKWRDYANYITIYHPESGLFTQYVHLKKDGSFVKVGDAVKRNQPIGLSGATGFASGEHLHFNVLIPEKGKTLKSVPFSFENNLSSESLKKNMKVTNK; this is translated from the coding sequence GTGAAATTGAATCAGTTTAGAAATAGTTATGCACAAGATTATAAGAACGATACCTTATCTCTCAAAATTGAAAATCCATTGTCTTGCCCTTTAAGAATTAGAGTTTTTTCGGACTATTTAAAAAGCGAACATTTAATTGATGATACTTTAAAGGTTATGGCTAATGAAAATTCTTTTGCAGAAATCAAGATTTTTGCAAAGAATATTGATATTGAAAAAATAAAATTTAATATTAATCAGGCATTTGGTGATGATCTTAAGACGATAAAAGAAAATAATCTTGCACTCCCCTTTTCTAAAGGAAAAACGTATCAAATTATGCAATCTAATAACGGAAGCTTCAGTCACAATGATGATTATTCGAGATATGCTGTAGATTTTAATATGAAAACTGGAGATACCATCACAAGTGCAGATAATGGTTTTGTCGTTGGTGTTATTAAAGATTATGAATATGGCGGAAACGATAGAAAATGGAGGGATTATGCAAACTACATTACCATTTATCACCCTGAAAGTGGACTGTTTACGCAATATGTACATTTAAAAAAAGACGGAAGTTTTGTAAAAGTCGGTGATGCTGTAAAAAGAAATCAACCTATTGGTTTGAGCGGTGCGACAGGTTTCGCTTCTGGTGAACATTTACATTTTAATGTTTTAATTCCTGAAAAAGGAAAGACTTTAAAATCGGTTCCGTTCAGTTTTGAAAATAATCTTTCTTCAGAAAGTTTAAAAAAGAATATGAAAGTAACGAACAAATAA
- a CDS encoding SDR family NAD(P)-dependent oxidoreductase, giving the protein MKSQNSLEKRSLRGKTVVVTGGTSGVGRAAVEAFAFEGCNIVIAARGQEALDETLKICKDLGVNAIAVSTDVSKAEEVDHLLKTAIQEFGRIDIWVNNAGVMASGKFEEIPMELHEQVVKTNLFGYMHGAYSVLPLFKEQNEGILINNVSIGGFMPAPYSAVYSATKFGIRGMMECLHGEISDYPDIHIANLYPQIQRSTGNMHSAKFSGLDFKIPPFASDPRDTADKIVQLAKEPQKDLFPDFKSRALVNLYEMFPKVIINTASAGMRLMMKLKNAPPDSGNVLEPSSEPHRIYGETILPVPGKKTKIALVAGLGLGLAFMLLKSKKANNDIYLDD; this is encoded by the coding sequence ATGAAATCACAAAACAGTTTAGAAAAAAGAAGCCTTCGTGGTAAAACTGTCGTCGTTACAGGAGGAACCAGCGGTGTCGGAAGAGCTGCCGTTGAAGCCTTTGCCTTTGAAGGCTGCAACATCGTTATCGCAGCAAGAGGTCAGGAAGCTTTAGACGAAACTTTAAAAATTTGTAAAGACTTAGGTGTAAATGCTATTGCAGTTTCTACCGATGTTTCGAAAGCTGAAGAGGTAGACCATCTTTTGAAAACTGCAATACAAGAATTCGGGCGAATTGATATTTGGGTAAACAATGCAGGAGTAATGGCAAGCGGAAAATTTGAAGAAATTCCGATGGAGCTTCACGAACAAGTCGTTAAAACCAATCTTTTCGGATATATGCATGGGGCATATTCGGTTTTACCGCTTTTCAAGGAACAGAATGAAGGAATTTTGATCAATAATGTTTCAATTGGCGGATTTATGCCCGCTCCTTACAGCGCAGTTTATTCGGCAACAAAATTCGGAATCCGTGGAATGATGGAATGTCTTCATGGAGAAATTTCAGATTATCCCGACATTCATATTGCCAATCTGTATCCGCAAATCCAGAGATCTACAGGAAATATGCATTCGGCAAAATTCTCAGGATTAGACTTTAAAATTCCGCCATTTGCTTCAGATCCAAGAGATACCGCAGATAAAATTGTACAGTTGGCAAAAGAACCGCAAAAGGATTTGTTTCCGGATTTTAAATCGAGAGCACTGGTCAATTTATATGAAATGTTTCCAAAAGTAATTATCAATACCGCTTCTGCAGGAATGCGATTAATGATGAAACTTAAAAATGCACCACCCGATTCCGGAAATGTACTTGAACCTTCTTCAGAACCTCATCGGATTTATGGTGAAACCATCCTTCCCGTTCCCGGAAAGAAAACCAAAATTGCATTGGTTGCCGGATTAGGTTTGGGATTAGCTTTTATGCTCTTGAAATCAAAAAAAGCAAATAATGATATTTACCTGGATGATTAA
- a CDS encoding MutS-related protein, whose product MFDVYSSIAKGIKNVLQELKTKNCFVVFDEIFNGTNINDAAKITVDTIDGLSKYKNSMFVFSTHLNLIENYLVNNKNIMLLNLESYLTDNELTFTYKLKEGWSKLEIGKILFDKYGLNDLLKQH is encoded by the coding sequence ATGTTTGATGTTTATTCAAGCATTGCAAAAGGAATAAAAAATGTACTCCAAGAACTAAAGACCAAAAACTGCTTCGTTGTTTTTGATGAAATATTTAATGGAACCAATATTAATGATGCCGCAAAAATAACGGTTGACACGATTGATGGCCTATCTAAATATAAAAACTCAATGTTTGTTTTCTCAACTCATTTAAATTTGATAGAAAATTATTTAGTCAATAATAAAAATATTATGTTGCTAAATCTGGAATCTTATCTTACAGATAATGAGTTAACATTTACGTACAAGCTAAAAGAAGGCTGGTCTAAACTCGAAATCGGAAAAATACTTTTTGATAAATATGGCTTAAATGATTTATTAAAACAACATTAA
- a CDS encoding nucleosidase — MITLNKELSYPISETLFVFALDSEAGKVFDHTRKLITGIGKVNAAIALTKAIHEKKPKLIVNLGSAGGNGFKKGEVICCTQFIQRDMDAQGLGFKKFETPLSGIPIVLENGLKMDNLPEGICGSGDSFEMNHINTEYNVIDMEAYPLALIAMQENIPFLSLKYISDDAGSDAADDWSVQVHLASEAFKQILFTEV, encoded by the coding sequence ATGATTACATTAAATAAAGAATTGAGCTATCCGATTTCTGAAACTCTTTTTGTGTTTGCATTAGATTCAGAAGCAGGAAAAGTATTTGATCACACTCGAAAATTAATTACCGGAATAGGAAAAGTAAATGCAGCAATTGCACTCACAAAAGCAATTCACGAAAAGAAACCAAAACTGATTGTCAATCTTGGTTCAGCAGGCGGAAATGGTTTCAAAAAAGGAGAGGTTATCTGTTGTACACAATTTATTCAGCGGGATATGGACGCCCAAGGCTTAGGTTTTAAAAAATTTGAAACTCCTTTATCTGGAATTCCTATTGTTTTGGAAAATGGGCTTAAAATGGATAATTTACCAGAAGGAATTTGTGGAAGCGGTGACAGTTTTGAAATGAACCACATCAACACAGAATACAACGTTATCGATATGGAAGCGTATCCTTTGGCATTGATTGCTATGCAGGAAAACATTCCGTTTTTATCTTTAAAATATATTTCTGACGATGCGGGAAGTGATGCCGCTGATGATTGGTCGGTTCAGGTACATCTTGCTTCGGAAGCATTTAAGCAAATTTTGTTTACAGAAGTGTAA
- a CDS encoding serine hydrolase domain-containing protein, whose amino-acid sequence MISKKIISAFLIFSLSVKVFSQTDKNWQNKIDSIIQIKEPANFNGVVLINKNGKTVYSKAFGFSDIENKTPLKMNNQFEIMSNTKQITSVLVLKEVEKGKINLRAPIKKYLPELKQTWADSVTVHQLLNHTHGITDVEKPLIFKPGTDFKYGNLSNNLLGKIVENVSGKSYRELASKLFKQLEMNDTFCYSKNDKRNLVFGYINKENKFTKVENSMINEENLPADGVITTAKDLIIWNDQLHKGKILSPKSYQLMTSGSARSQHDVFGKEKMGYGYNIRIVEANGIQYLGHTGLGDGFSSLNIYVPKADLHIIVFENQMNDNSGLFYYIEKVIKDIVFESELVKPSLIH is encoded by the coding sequence ATGATTTCAAAAAAGATAATTTCGGCTTTTCTTATTTTTTCTTTAAGTGTAAAAGTTTTTTCTCAAACCGATAAAAATTGGCAAAATAAAATAGACAGTATCATACAGATTAAAGAACCAGCCAATTTTAACGGTGTCGTTCTGATCAATAAAAACGGTAAAACTGTATATTCTAAAGCTTTCGGATTTTCGGATATTGAAAATAAAACTCCTCTGAAAATGAACAATCAGTTTGAAATCATGTCTAATACTAAACAAATTACCTCGGTTTTAGTTTTAAAAGAAGTTGAAAAAGGGAAAATTAATCTTCGCGCTCCTATCAAAAAATATTTACCAGAATTAAAGCAAACTTGGGCAGATTCTGTAACGGTTCATCAGCTTTTGAATCATACCCATGGAATTACTGATGTTGAAAAACCATTAATTTTCAAGCCTGGAACTGATTTTAAATATGGCAATCTTTCAAATAATCTTTTAGGGAAAATTGTTGAAAATGTATCAGGGAAATCGTACAGGGAATTGGCTTCAAAATTATTTAAGCAGCTAGAAATGAATGATACATTCTGCTATTCTAAAAACGATAAACGAAATCTTGTTTTTGGCTACATCAATAAAGAAAACAAGTTCACGAAAGTAGAAAACTCAATGATCAATGAAGAAAATTTACCTGCAGACGGTGTGATTACGACTGCAAAAGATTTGATCATTTGGAATGATCAACTTCATAAAGGTAAAATTTTAAGCCCGAAATCTTATCAATTAATGACCTCAGGATCTGCAAGATCACAGCATGATGTTTTTGGAAAAGAAAAAATGGGTTATGGTTACAATATCAGAATTGTCGAAGCAAATGGAATACAATATCTTGGTCACACAGGTTTAGGCGATGGTTTTTCTTCGCTGAATATTTATGTTCCAAAAGCAGATTTACATATTATTGTTTTTGAAAACCAAATGAATGATAATAGCGGTTTGTTTTATTATATTGAAAAAGTAATTAAAGATATTGTCTTTGAAAGTGAACTTGTAAAACCGTCTCTTATTCATTAA
- a CDS encoding DsbA family oxidoreductase, giving the protein MKIEIWSDVMCPFCYIGKKNVEQALEALPFKDEVKVEWKSFQLDPTLEPSETKTTAEYFREKKGFPEEQAKQMTNQVIQMGKASGIDFNFEKALITNTFTAHKLLHLAKKHNKSNEMEEELFKAHFLDGKNVGDIDTLVSLAVSLGIDAEEAKNSLESDKFDYEINQDILEARNNGISGVPFFILNGKYAVSGAQPAEVLKNALTQTYEETVVPFKDNTQNNLSCGADGCSI; this is encoded by the coding sequence ATGAAAATAGAAATCTGGTCGGATGTGATGTGTCCGTTTTGCTATATTGGAAAGAAAAATGTTGAACAGGCTTTAGAAGCTTTACCTTTCAAAGATGAAGTAAAAGTAGAGTGGAAGAGCTTTCAGCTTGACCCAACTTTGGAACCATCTGAAACAAAAACAACTGCAGAATATTTCAGAGAAAAGAAAGGTTTTCCTGAAGAGCAAGCTAAACAAATGACCAACCAGGTGATACAAATGGGAAAGGCTTCAGGAATTGATTTTAATTTTGAAAAAGCTTTGATTACCAATACTTTTACTGCTCACAAACTTCTTCATTTAGCGAAAAAACATAATAAATCTAATGAAATGGAGGAGGAGCTATTCAAAGCTCATTTTCTGGATGGGAAAAATGTAGGCGACATCGATACGCTTGTTTCTTTGGCGGTTTCTTTAGGAATTGATGCGGAAGAAGCTAAAAATTCTTTAGAATCAGATAAATTTGATTACGAAATCAATCAGGATATTTTAGAAGCTAGAAATAATGGAATTTCTGGTGTTCCGTTTTTTATTCTTAATGGAAAATATGCAGTTTCTGGCGCACAACCTGCAGAAGTTTTGAAAAACGCTTTAACTCAGACTTATGAGGAAACCGTAGTTCCTTTTAAAGATAATACGCAAAACAATCTTTCTTGTGGTGCAGATGGTTGTTCAATTTAA
- a CDS encoding YDG/SRA domain-containing protein, which translates to MSKTFGNIKGTFEGDIFESRSALSMANIHRPLQAGISGTEKEGADSIVLSGGYEDDEDNGDIIIYTGHGGRSNESKFQVADQTLTKGNKALAISCERKLPIRVSRGASKNSSFAPNSGYRYDGLFLITEYWREKGRSGFNVWRFRLEKIINEKYSQEARPIQIIKEPESNYTNTSRKEYVIKKIIRETKTAQFIKQLYNDTCQICGTQIKSPVSTYSEAAHIKSLGKPHNGPDTKENIICLCPNHHKMFDLGIISIDDNFNILGLENEKLTINPKHKIDLDLIKYHREHHYKK; encoded by the coding sequence ATGAGTAAAACATTTGGTAATATCAAAGGAACTTTTGAAGGAGATATTTTTGAAAGTAGAAGTGCTCTATCTATGGCAAATATTCATAGACCATTACAAGCTGGAATTAGTGGAACTGAAAAGGAAGGAGCTGACTCAATTGTACTTTCCGGAGGTTATGAAGATGATGAGGATAATGGAGATATTATTATATATACTGGACATGGCGGTAGAAGTAATGAATCCAAATTCCAAGTAGCCGATCAAACGTTAACGAAAGGAAATAAAGCTTTAGCAATTTCTTGTGAAAGAAAATTGCCCATAAGAGTGTCAAGGGGTGCTAGTAAAAATTCAAGTTTTGCCCCTAATAGTGGTTATCGATATGATGGATTATTTCTAATAACTGAATATTGGCGTGAAAAAGGAAGAAGTGGATTTAATGTTTGGAGATTCAGATTAGAAAAAATAATAAATGAAAAATATTCTCAAGAAGCAAGACCAATACAAATAATAAAAGAACCTGAATCAAACTATACTAATACGAGTAGAAAAGAATATGTGATTAAGAAAATAATTAGAGAAACAAAAACAGCTCAATTTATAAAACAACTTTACAATGATACTTGTCAAATTTGTGGAACCCAGATCAAAAGTCCTGTTTCAACGTATTCTGAAGCTGCACATATAAAATCTTTAGGAAAGCCTCATAATGGTCCAGATACTAAAGAGAATATTATTTGTTTATGTCCAAATCATCATAAAATGTTTGATTTGGGCATTATTTCTATAGATGATAATTTTAATATTTTAGGATTAGAAAATGAAAAATTAACAATAAATCCTAAACATAAAATTGATTTAGATTTAATTAAATATCATAGAGAACATCATTATAAAAAATAG
- a CDS encoding LptA/OstA family protein, giving the protein MKRLFTISGIFMLLLLSQNTFAQEKQSGDKIDYKSDEVKHNTKEKTIILQGNVVLKTKNISLENAERVTIDEKNNTVTIYNPKDFKILYAKTVSKTGGSNKNIIVYNTKEESIIFQ; this is encoded by the coding sequence ATGAAAAGACTTTTTACAATCTCAGGCATTTTTATGCTTCTTCTACTCTCTCAAAACACTTTTGCACAGGAAAAACAATCTGGAGATAAGATTGATTATAAAAGTGATGAAGTAAAACATAACACTAAAGAGAAAACAATTATTTTACAGGGAAATGTTGTTCTAAAAACAAAAAATATTTCTTTAGAAAATGCTGAACGGGTAACGATAGACGAGAAAAACAATACGGTTACTATTTACAATCCAAAAGATTTTAAAATATTGTATGCTAAAACGGTATCAAAAACTGGTGGAAGTAATAAAAATATAATCGTTTATAATACCAAAGAAGAAAGTATTATCTTCCAATAA
- a CDS encoding GLPGLI family protein, producing the protein MKIKLSILLLLIAGFFFAQSNQFIYEYTFKMDSLNRDKSETENMVLQTSPKGSKFYSQVKAIYDSTMTAAFKDAQATQKMHFDFTNLKQSKVSTEVIKTYPDYKRTLKRSISSNRLLIVYDKKLKWEISKEKSKVLGYDVQLATTVLHGRKWNVWFAPEIPIQDGPHEFCGLPGLIVKAEDSKGDHQFTLIATKKVTADSDDLLSKKNREIVVDEEKFKKLWNDYKKDPVKDLRQTSGSSSISAPVTVSSSITFDGKTYSQDDMLKLMEKERKDALKKTNNFLELDLYR; encoded by the coding sequence ATGAAAATAAAATTATCTATTCTGCTATTATTAATTGCAGGTTTCTTTTTCGCACAATCTAATCAGTTCATTTATGAATACACATTCAAAATGGATTCTCTGAATCGCGATAAATCAGAAACTGAAAATATGGTATTGCAGACTTCTCCTAAAGGTTCCAAATTTTACAGTCAGGTAAAAGCTATTTATGATTCTACCATGACTGCAGCATTTAAAGATGCACAGGCAACACAGAAGATGCATTTTGATTTTACAAATTTGAAACAGTCTAAAGTAAGTACAGAAGTGATAAAAACTTATCCCGATTATAAAAGAACATTAAAGCGAAGTATCAGCTCAAACCGGCTTTTAATTGTTTATGATAAAAAACTAAAATGGGAAATCAGCAAAGAAAAATCAAAAGTTCTGGGTTATGATGTTCAGTTGGCAACAACTGTTTTGCACGGCAGAAAATGGAATGTTTGGTTTGCTCCCGAAATTCCGATTCAGGATGGACCACACGAGTTTTGTGGGCTCCCTGGTCTGATTGTAAAAGCCGAAGATTCTAAAGGTGACCATCAATTTACACTTATCGCAACAAAAAAAGTGACTGCTGATTCTGATGATTTGCTTAGCAAAAAAAACAGGGAAATTGTCGTAGACGAAGAAAAATTCAAAAAATTATGGAATGATTATAAGAAAGATCCTGTGAAAGATCTGCGACAAACTTCAGGTTCCTCAAGTATTTCAGCTCCTGTGACCGTTTCATCATCGATTACTTTCGATGGTAAAACATATTCACAAGATGATATGCTAAAGTTGATGGAAAAAGAAAGAAAAGATGCACTTAAAAAAACAAACAATTTTCTCGAACTCGATTTATACAGATAA
- a CDS encoding NADP-dependent oxidoreductase: MKAIILENAGGTENLKLREVEKPNIKEGEVLVEVKSISINPIDVKTRSGKGAFQKLKDENPLILGWDISGIVVETNSSMFKVNDEVFGMINFPGHGKGYAQFVAASENHIALKPKNISFEEAAATSLAALTALQAIEKAEVKEGQNVLIHAASGGVGHFAVQITKYLGASVTGTSSDKNREFVLSLGADQHIDYKNYDWENSEEKFDFILDTIGGENIDHSVKVLKEGGIIISIPSGLNDDIEEKAASVKGKGFKMMVQSDGNDMKKLAELLEKGFTRPHIYKAYHLDEMSNAHEELEKGRTVGKIVINF; the protein is encoded by the coding sequence ATGAAAGCAATTATTTTAGAAAATGCAGGAGGAACAGAAAATCTGAAGCTTAGAGAAGTAGAAAAGCCGAACATTAAAGAAGGTGAAGTTTTAGTTGAAGTAAAATCCATAAGCATCAATCCAATAGATGTAAAAACCCGTTCAGGTAAAGGAGCTTTTCAAAAATTAAAAGATGAAAATCCTTTGATTTTAGGTTGGGATATTTCCGGAATTGTCGTTGAAACCAATTCGTCGATGTTTAAAGTGAATGACGAAGTTTTTGGAATGATCAATTTTCCCGGACATGGAAAAGGTTATGCTCAATTTGTTGCTGCTTCTGAAAATCATATTGCTTTAAAGCCAAAAAATATCAGTTTTGAAGAAGCTGCAGCGACAAGTTTAGCGGCCTTAACCGCTTTACAGGCAATCGAAAAAGCTGAAGTGAAAGAAGGTCAAAATGTTTTGATTCATGCTGCTTCGGGTGGAGTTGGTCATTTTGCCGTTCAGATTACAAAATATTTGGGAGCTTCTGTAACGGGAACTTCATCCGACAAAAACAGAGAATTTGTTTTGAGTCTCGGAGCTGATCAGCATATCGATTATAAAAATTATGACTGGGAAAATTCTGAAGAAAAGTTTGATTTTATTTTAGATACAATCGGTGGCGAAAATATTGATCATTCTGTAAAAGTTTTAAAAGAAGGTGGAATCATCATTAGCATTCCTAGCGGTTTGAATGATGATATAGAAGAAAAAGCTGCTTCTGTAAAAGGAAAAGGATTTAAAATGATGGTTCAATCTGATGGAAATGATATGAAAAAGCTCGCCGAACTCTTAGAAAAAGGCTTTACAAGACCTCATATTTATAAGGCGTATCATCTTGATGAAATGTCTAATGCTCATGAAGAATTGGAAAAGGGCAGAACGGTCGGGAAAATAGTGATAAATTTCTAA